The following coding sequences are from one Sciurus carolinensis chromosome 11, mSciCar1.2, whole genome shotgun sequence window:
- the Ush1c gene encoding harmonin isoform X2, with protein MDRKVAREFRHKVDFLIENDAEKDYLYDVLRMYHQTMDVTVLVGDLKLVINEPSRLPLFDAIRPLIPLKHQVEYDQLTPRRSRKLKEVRLDRLHPEGLGLSVRGGLEFGCGLFISHLIKGGQADSVGLQVGDEIVRINGYSISSCTHEEVINLIRTKKTVSIKVRHIGLIPVKSSPEEPLKWQYVDQFVSESGGSRGSLGSPGSRAHKEKKVFISLVGSRGLGCSISSGPIQKPGIFISHVKPGSLSAEVGLETGDQIVEVNGIDFSNLDHKEAVNVLKSSRSLTISIVAGAGRELFMTDRERLAEARQRELQRQELLMQKRLAMESNKILQEQQEMERQRRKEIAQKAAEENERYRKEIEQITEEEEKFKKQWEEDWGSKEQLLLPKTISAEVHPVPLRKPKSFGWFYRYDGKFPTIRKKGKDKKKAKYDSLQELRKNKKELEFEQKLYKEKEEMLEKEKQLKINRLAQEVSETEREDLEESEKIQYWVERLCQTRLEQISSADNEISEMTTGPPPPPPSVSPLAPPLRRFAGGLHLHTTDLDDIPLDMFYYPPKTPSALPVMPHPPPSNPPSKVPAPPVLPSSGHMSASSSPWVQRTAPPIPIPPPPSIPTQDLTPTRPLPSALEEALGNHPFRAGDTGTPVEEWEAKNYSGKPTNSPTPERIFPPTPKTFCPSPQPPRGPGVSTISKPVMVHQESNFIYRPAVKSEVLPQEMLKRMVVYQTTFRQDFRKYEEGFDPYSMFTPEQIMGKDVRLLRIKKEGSLDLALEGGVDSPIGKVVVSAVYEGGAAERHGGIVKGDEIMAINGKIVTDHTLAEAEASLQKAWNQGGDWIDLVVAVCPPKEYDDELTFF; from the exons GTAGATTTTCTGATTGAAAATGACGCAGAGAAGGACTATCTCTATGATGTGCTGCGGATGTACCACCA GACCATGGATGTCACTGTGCTCGTTGGAGACCTAAAGCTGGTCATTAATGAGCCCAGCCGCCTGCCTCTGTTTGATGCCATCCGGCCACTGATCCCGCTGAAGCACCAGGTGGAATATGACCAGCTGACCCCTCGGCGCTCCAG GAAGCTGAAGGAGGTGCGTCTGGACCGTCTGCACCCAGAAGGCCTTGGCCTCAGTGTGCGTGGTGGCCTCGAGTTTGGCTGTGGGCTTTTCATCTCCCATCTCATCAAAGGAGGTCAGGCAGACAGCGTCGGGCTCCAG GTGGGGGACGAGATTGTCCGGATCAATGGATATTCCATCTCCTCCTGCACCCATGAGGAGGTCATCAATCTCATCCGAACCAAGAAGACTGTGTCCATCAAAGTGAGAC ACATCGGCCTGATCCCTGTGAAGAG CTCTCCTGAGGAGCCCCTCAAGTGGCAGTATGTGGATCAGTTTGTGTCAGAATCTGGG GGCAGTCGGGGCAGCCTGGGCTCCCCAGGGAGCCGGGCACACAAGGAGAAGAAGGTCTTCATCAGCCTGGTGGGCTCACGGGGCCTTGGCTGCAG CATTTCCAGTGGCCCCATCCAGAAACCGGGCATCTTCATCAGCCACGTGAAGCCTGGCTCCCTGTCTGCAgaggtggggctggag ACAGGAGACCAGATTGTTGAAGTCAATGGCATCGACTTCTCTAACCTGGACCACAAGGAG GCTGTGAATGTACTGAAGAGTAGCCGTAGCCTGACCATCTCCATCGTAGCTGGAGCT GGCCGGGAACTGTTCATGACTGATCGCGAGCGGCTGGCGGAGGCACGGCAGCGCGAGCTACAGCGGCAGGAACTCCTGATGCAGAAGCGGCTGGCCATGGAGTCCAACAAAATCCTCCAGGAGCAGCAGGAGATGGAGCGCCA gaggagaaaggaaattgCCCAGAAGGcagcagaggaaaatgagagataCCGGAAGGAGATAGAACA GAtcacagaagaggaagagaagtttaAGAAGCAATGGGAAGAAGACTGGGGCTCAAAGGAACAACTCCTCTTGCCTAAAACCATCAGTGCTGAGGTGCACCCAGTACCCCTTCGCAAGCCAAAGT CCTTTGGGTGGTTTTACCGGTATGATGGCAAATTCCCAACCATCCGGAAG aaaggaaaagataagaagaaaGCCAAGTATGACAGCCTGCAGGAGTTGAGAAAGAATAAGAAGGAACTGGAGTTTGAACAAAAGctttacaaagagaaagaggagatgcTGGAGAAGGAAAAGCAACTAAAGATCAACCGACTGGCCCAGGAG GTGTCTGAGACAGAGCGGGAAGACCTTGAGGAATCAGAAAAGATTCAGTATTGGGTGGAAAGGCTGTGTCAGACGCGCCTtgagcagatttcctctgccGATAATGAGATTTCAGAG ATGACCACAGGGCCCCCGCCTCCCCCGCCTTCTGTGTCTCCCCTGGCCCCACCTTTGAGACGCTTCGCAGGTGGACTGCACCTCCACACCACTGACCTCGATGACATCCCCTTGGACATGTTCTACTATCCCCCCAAGACCCCCTCTGCCTTACCCGTGAtgccccaccctccaccctccaACCCACCTTCGAAGGTCCCTGCACCCCCCGTGCTTCCCTCATCAGGCCACATGAGTGCCTCGTCCTCACCCTGGGTGCAGCGCACTGCAcctcccattcccatccctccccCTCCATCCATTCCCACCCAAGACCTCACTCCTACCCGCCCACTGCCCTCGGCACTGGAAGAGGCACTGGGCAACCACCCCTTCCGCGCTGGGGACACAGGCACTCCAGTGGAGGAGTGGGAGGCAAAGAACTACAGTGGAAAGCCCACCAACTCCCCTACCCCTGAACGGATCTTCCCACCCACCCCAAAG ACATTTTGCCCAAGCCCACAGCCTCCACGAGGCCCTGGCGTGTCCACCATCTCCAAACCTGTCATGGTCCACCAGGAGTCCAACTTTATCTACAGGCCAGCTGTGAAATCCGAGGTCCTG CCACAGGAAATGTTGAAGAGGATGGTGGTTTATCAGACAACATTCAGACAA GATTTCCGGAAATATGAGGAAGGCTTCGACCCCTACTCCATG TTCACCCCAGAGCAAATCATGGGGAAGGATGTCCGGCTCTTGCGCATCAAGAAG GAGGGATCCTTAGACCTGGCCCTGGAAGGTGGTGTGGACTCCCCAATCGGGAAGGTGGTCGTCTCGGCTGTGTATGAGGGGGGAGCTGCTGAGCGACACG GTGGCATCGTGAAAGGAGATGAGATCATGGCGATCAATGGCAAGATCGTGACAGACCACACCTTGGCTGAGGCAGAGGCCAGTCTGCAGAAGGCCTGGAATCAGGGCGGG
- the Ush1c gene encoding harmonin isoform X1 produces MDRKVAREFRHKVDFLIENDAEKDYLYDVLRMYHQTMDVTVLVGDLKLVINEPSRLPLFDAIRPLIPLKHQVEYDQLTPRRSRKLKEVRLDRLHPEGLGLSVRGGLEFGCGLFISHLIKGGQADSVGLQVGDEIVRINGYSISSCTHEEVINLIRTKKTVSIKVRHIGLIPVKSSPEEPLKWQYVDQFVSESGGSRGSLGSPGSRAHKEKKVFISLVGSRGLGCSISSGPIQKPGIFISHVKPGSLSAEVGLETGDQIVEVNGIDFSNLDHKEAVNVLKSSRSLTISIVAGAGRELFMTDRERLAEARQRELQRQELLMQKRLAMESNKILQEQQEMERQRRKEIAQKAAEENERYRKEIEQITEEEEKFKKQWEEDWGSKEQLLLPKTISAEVHPVPLRKPKYDQGVEPELEPADDLDRGTEEQGEQDFRKYEEGFDPYSMFTPEQIMGKDVRLLRIKKEGSLDLALEGGVDSPIGKVVVSAVYEGGAAERHGGIVKGDEIMAINGKIVTDHTLAEAEASLQKAWNQGGDWIDLVVAVCPPKEYDDELTFF; encoded by the exons GTAGATTTTCTGATTGAAAATGACGCAGAGAAGGACTATCTCTATGATGTGCTGCGGATGTACCACCA GACCATGGATGTCACTGTGCTCGTTGGAGACCTAAAGCTGGTCATTAATGAGCCCAGCCGCCTGCCTCTGTTTGATGCCATCCGGCCACTGATCCCGCTGAAGCACCAGGTGGAATATGACCAGCTGACCCCTCGGCGCTCCAG GAAGCTGAAGGAGGTGCGTCTGGACCGTCTGCACCCAGAAGGCCTTGGCCTCAGTGTGCGTGGTGGCCTCGAGTTTGGCTGTGGGCTTTTCATCTCCCATCTCATCAAAGGAGGTCAGGCAGACAGCGTCGGGCTCCAG GTGGGGGACGAGATTGTCCGGATCAATGGATATTCCATCTCCTCCTGCACCCATGAGGAGGTCATCAATCTCATCCGAACCAAGAAGACTGTGTCCATCAAAGTGAGAC ACATCGGCCTGATCCCTGTGAAGAG CTCTCCTGAGGAGCCCCTCAAGTGGCAGTATGTGGATCAGTTTGTGTCAGAATCTGGG GGCAGTCGGGGCAGCCTGGGCTCCCCAGGGAGCCGGGCACACAAGGAGAAGAAGGTCTTCATCAGCCTGGTGGGCTCACGGGGCCTTGGCTGCAG CATTTCCAGTGGCCCCATCCAGAAACCGGGCATCTTCATCAGCCACGTGAAGCCTGGCTCCCTGTCTGCAgaggtggggctggag ACAGGAGACCAGATTGTTGAAGTCAATGGCATCGACTTCTCTAACCTGGACCACAAGGAG GCTGTGAATGTACTGAAGAGTAGCCGTAGCCTGACCATCTCCATCGTAGCTGGAGCT GGCCGGGAACTGTTCATGACTGATCGCGAGCGGCTGGCGGAGGCACGGCAGCGCGAGCTACAGCGGCAGGAACTCCTGATGCAGAAGCGGCTGGCCATGGAGTCCAACAAAATCCTCCAGGAGCAGCAGGAGATGGAGCGCCA gaggagaaaggaaattgCCCAGAAGGcagcagaggaaaatgagagataCCGGAAGGAGATAGAACA GAtcacagaagaggaagagaagtttaAGAAGCAATGGGAAGAAGACTGGGGCTCAAAGGAACAACTCCTCTTGCCTAAAACCATCAGTGCTGAGGTGCACCCAGTACCCCTTCGCAAGCCAAAGT ATGATCAGGGAGTGGAGCCTGAGCTGGAGCCCGCAGATGACCTGGATAGAGGcacagaggagcagggagagcag GATTTCCGGAAATATGAGGAAGGCTTCGACCCCTACTCCATG TTCACCCCAGAGCAAATCATGGGGAAGGATGTCCGGCTCTTGCGCATCAAGAAG GAGGGATCCTTAGACCTGGCCCTGGAAGGTGGTGTGGACTCCCCAATCGGGAAGGTGGTCGTCTCGGCTGTGTATGAGGGGGGAGCTGCTGAGCGACACG GTGGCATCGTGAAAGGAGATGAGATCATGGCGATCAATGGCAAGATCGTGACAGACCACACCTTGGCTGAGGCAGAGGCCAGTCTGCAGAAGGCCTGGAATCAGGGCGGG